In Comamonas koreensis, the genomic stretch CAGCCAGTAGGCGGTGTCTTTTTGCGCGACATAGCTGCTCATGGTCTCCAGCAGGATCGCGATATGGCGGGTGCGCTGGGCCTGGGTGGCAAAGCGCTCGTCCTGCGCCAGCGCGGGCTGGCCCACGGCAGCAAAAAAGCGGCGCCAATGGCCATCGGTGTAGGGCATCATGCAGACATGGCCGTCCAGCGTCTTGTAGGGCTTGCGCCAGGGCGCCATCACGCGCGGGTAGCCAGCGCCGCTGAGCGCGGGCTCAAAATGCATGCCGTAGAAATGCTCGACCAGGTTGAAGCCCACCATGGTCTCGTACATCGGCACCTCGACAAAGCTGCCCTCTCCCGTGCGCTCGCGCTGGAACAAGGCCGCCATCACCGCATGCGCTGCGACCAGGCCACAGGTCTTGTCGGCCGCAATCGTGGGCAGGTAGCGGGCCTCGCCGGTCTGGCGCTCCATCAGGTCGGCCAGGCCGCTCATGCCCTGGATCACATCGTCGTAGGCTGGCAGGCCGGCATAGGGGCCGTCCTCACCAAAGCCATGCAGGCCCACATAGACCAGGCGCGGGTACTGGGCGCGCAGCCGCACTGGGTCGAGCCCCAGCTTGGCGAGCTTTTGCGGCCGCATGCTGTGCATGAAGACATCGGCAGTCTTGAGCAGCGCATGCAGCGCCGCCTGGGCCTCGGGCGCCTTGAGATCCAGCACCACGCTCTTCTTGCTGCGGTTCGAACCCATGAACAGCGCGGACATGCCGGCTTCGGCCGCCGGCCCGGTGTAGCGTGTGGAGTCGCCGCCAGGCGGCTCGATCTTGATCACCTCGGCGCCGTAATCGGCCAGCACCTGGCTGGCCAGCGGCCCGAAAATCACGCTGGATAGGTCCAGCACCCGCAGGCCTGTCAATGCACTCAAGGCTTGTCTCCGTCGTTGTGGTGATAGCGATGAATGGCATTATTTGATATGTTTCACAACTGTGTCTATGTCGCAATTGACAGGTACTGATACACAGGAGATATCAATGGACTTGCGCCAACTGCGCCACTTTGTCACCCTGGCGCAAACCCTGAACTACCGCCAGGCCGCTGAGCAGCTGCATATGTCGCAGCCGCCGCTGTCGCAGTCGATCCGCAAGCTCGAAGACGACCTAGGGGTACAGCTGTTCGAGCGTGACCGGCGCGGCACGGTGCTGTCGGATGCAGGCCGGGCTGCGCTGGAGAGCGCCAAGCTAGCGCTCTACCATGCCCGGCAGGTACAGGCCGTGTCGCAGGCCACCGCCAGTGGCGAGCTCGGGCGCCTGCATATCGGCTTTATCGGCTCGGCCACGTTCTCGCTGATCCCCAAGCTGGTGCAGGCGTTTCGCGCCGCCCACCCGGCGATCGACCTGGTGCTGACCGAATCCACGACTCGCGAGATCTGCGCCCAGGTGGCCAGCGGTGATTTTGATGCCGGTCTGCTGCGCTATCCCGTCACGCAGGCCACCGAGCTGTCCATCACCCCCGTCGAGCCTGACCGCCTGATTGCCGCCCTGCCCGCTGGCAACCCGCTGCAGATCAAGGACAGCCTGCAGCTGATCGACCTGGCCGACCAGCCCTTTGTGAACTACCGCCCCAGCGAAGTGCCGGGCCTGCATGCGCTGGTGGTGCTGGCCTGCCAGAACGCCGGCTTTATGCCGCAGATCAAGCAGCATGCCGTGCAGGCCCAGACCTTGGTGAGCCTGGTGGGCGCAGGCCTGGGCGTGGCGCTGGTGCCGGCCGTGGTCGCAAAGGCCGCGACACCAGGCGTCATCTTCCGCGAGCTGACCGACACCCAGCACCTGCCCCAGATCGGCATTGCGCTGGCGCTGAACCAGCGCCAACCAGTGGCCACGGCCCAGCGTTTGAAGGAGCTGCTGCTCAAGCTCCAGCCCATGGGCTGACTCCTCCAGAACGCAAAAAAGGCCGCAGATGCGGCCTTTGCTGGTGTTGGATCACGTCGCAGCGCAGATTATGCGTTTTCGCGCGATGCGCGCTTGCGGTCGTGTTCCTTCAGGTGGCGCTTGCGCACGCGCAGGCTGGTGGGGGTGATTTCCAGCAGCTCGTCTTCTTCGATGAACTCCACGCCGTATTCCAGCGACAGCTCGATTGGAGGCGTGATCTTGATCGCGTCTTCCTTGCCGCTCACGCGGAAGTTGGTCAGCTGCTTGGTACGCGTGGCGTTCACCACCAGGTCGTTGTCACGGCTGTGGATACCGACGATCATGCCTTCGTACACGGGGTCGTTGGGCTTCACAAACATGCGGCCACGGTCGTCGAGCTTGCCCAGCGCGTAGGTGAAGATTTCACCGTCGTCCATCGAGATCAGCACACCGTTCTTGCGGCCGCCGATTTCGCCCTTGTGCGGCTCGTAGCT encodes the following:
- a CDS encoding CaiB/BaiF CoA transferase family protein — encoded protein: MSALTGLRVLDLSSVIFGPLASQVLADYGAEVIKIEPPGGDSTRYTGPAAEAGMSALFMGSNRSKKSVVLDLKAPEAQAALHALLKTADVFMHSMRPQKLAKLGLDPVRLRAQYPRLVYVGLHGFGEDGPYAGLPAYDDVIQGMSGLADLMERQTGEARYLPTIAADKTCGLVAAHAVMAALFQRERTGEGSFVEVPMYETMVGFNLVEHFYGMHFEPALSGAGYPRVMAPWRKPYKTLDGHVCMMPYTDGHWRRFFAAVGQPALAQDERFATQAQRTRHIAILLETMSSYVAQKDTAYWLQTCEELEIPAAPVARMDDLPRDPHLKATGFFVEQHDPAMGTVRFPRSSVRIDGAQAPIGMPPRLGEHTEQLLREVGWDDARIAALQPSIAE
- a CDS encoding LysR family transcriptional regulator encodes the protein MDLRQLRHFVTLAQTLNYRQAAEQLHMSQPPLSQSIRKLEDDLGVQLFERDRRGTVLSDAGRAALESAKLALYHARQVQAVSQATASGELGRLHIGFIGSATFSLIPKLVQAFRAAHPAIDLVLTESTTREICAQVASGDFDAGLLRYPVTQATELSITPVEPDRLIAALPAGNPLQIKDSLQLIDLADQPFVNYRPSEVPGLHALVVLACQNAGFMPQIKQHAVQAQTLVSLVGAGLGVALVPAVVAKAATPGVIFRELTDTQHLPQIGIALALNQRQPVATAQRLKELLLKLQPMG